The following proteins are co-located in the Polystyrenella longa genome:
- a CDS encoding sigma-70 family RNA polymerase sigma factor translates to MTDDRQSELNQNEEPGFSGSYEAFLEAFSRNREPLYRYVYALVPHQADAEDVFQRCSIILWRKFSTYDPEQGSFLNWACGVAHYEVRNFLRTSKRDRHYFSPDLVEQLATSQQPKTGEQAPRLEALRECLQQLKQSERFLLEQAHYHQQSAKTLADDAGKGIQTIYNQLTIIRRKLFQCVQGKLAATQDVEGGLS, encoded by the coding sequence ATGACAGATGACCGACAATCTGAGCTGAACCAGAATGAAGAGCCCGGCTTTTCCGGTAGCTACGAAGCCTTTCTGGAAGCGTTCTCGCGAAATCGGGAACCGCTCTACCGGTATGTCTACGCTTTGGTCCCCCACCAGGCAGATGCCGAAGATGTTTTTCAGCGATGCAGCATTATCCTCTGGCGAAAGTTTTCGACCTACGATCCCGAACAGGGGTCGTTTCTCAACTGGGCCTGCGGAGTTGCCCATTATGAAGTACGAAACTTTTTGAGAACATCCAAACGAGATCGACATTACTTCAGTCCCGATCTCGTTGAGCAGCTGGCGACGAGTCAACAACCGAAAACGGGAGAACAGGCCCCACGGTTGGAAGCGCTTCGAGAATGCTTACAACAGCTGAAACAATCCGAACGTTTTCTGTTGGAACAGGCACATTATCATCAGCAATCTGCCAAGACACTCGCCGACGATGCGGGTAAGGGAATTCAAACGATCTATAACCAACTGACCATCATTCGCCGCAAACTATTCCAATGTGTCCAGGGCAAGCTCGCTGCGACGCAAGATGTGGAAGGAGGATTATCGTAA
- a CDS encoding FecR domain-containing protein, which yields MNPSQQSRLLDLLDSQLQQRLSKNEHQELETLLLDDSGAQKLYHDYLELSHNLNQHFDTEHVDTEPLTKPAMTAAIVDEYARNKRWFSSYIASAVVVLILFFAVQWYLAAPWYLAVPPVKQAPVSVPITPVMASSEVASFTQLADARFLDHSLWKMGDPIKTDDEFTLRSGLVKLKATGGAEVILEGPAVFEWKSPLELVLKYGRCSVHVPEAADKIEVQTPTSRVVDLGTSFAIDVTESGESEVQLIEGMADVYLPEKRFDSPERLTEGDARQYGREVDRNSIAIPFDGERYRSQLPDRVVAYQAHDTGNGIDELERVTIQRGGRLFDYDVSELTSVNLTHFSGVKSPSYLTVPLSAPNGGAALLTSGNRHALLDNDSLLTTGVINLSGEASPLQSSPVMNASDSSSNTAGLAVRFRQPVINHAGPDIVLFDLHVLVHSEEGDAFHVSPLEWRDGLHAIMINKFDITLSSPEAQLLAPFRLVKLDKQAHSLNELEQTPIQDSIEHIVRARILAVGIDLSDLGFSEGELVEGLFLQDLMDDGSFLDPVFIGGLPAIDP from the coding sequence ATGAATCCTTCTCAACAGAGTCGCTTGCTCGATCTACTGGACAGTCAACTGCAGCAAAGACTGTCAAAGAACGAACACCAGGAACTGGAAACCTTATTACTGGATGATTCGGGTGCTCAGAAGTTGTATCACGATTACCTGGAACTGTCGCACAACCTGAACCAGCATTTTGACACGGAGCATGTCGACACGGAGCCTCTCACCAAGCCAGCGATGACAGCAGCAATTGTTGATGAGTATGCACGCAACAAACGATGGTTCTCTTCGTACATTGCCAGCGCGGTCGTCGTCTTGATTTTATTCTTCGCCGTACAATGGTATCTTGCTGCGCCCTGGTATCTCGCTGTGCCTCCCGTTAAACAGGCTCCAGTCTCGGTACCGATTACTCCCGTGATGGCGAGCAGTGAAGTCGCCTCATTCACTCAACTGGCAGACGCACGGTTCCTGGATCATTCCCTCTGGAAGATGGGAGATCCGATTAAAACGGATGACGAATTTACGCTTCGCTCAGGATTGGTCAAACTAAAAGCGACCGGCGGTGCCGAAGTCATTCTGGAAGGACCAGCGGTTTTCGAATGGAAGTCGCCTTTAGAACTGGTCCTGAAATATGGTCGCTGTTCCGTGCATGTCCCTGAAGCGGCAGACAAAATCGAAGTCCAAACCCCGACCTCGCGCGTCGTGGATCTGGGAACCAGCTTCGCCATTGACGTGACTGAGTCGGGCGAGTCGGAAGTTCAATTGATCGAAGGGATGGCCGATGTCTATCTCCCAGAGAAAAGATTCGATTCTCCCGAACGACTTACTGAAGGAGATGCACGCCAATACGGGCGGGAAGTCGATCGGAACTCAATCGCGATCCCCTTTGATGGCGAACGGTATCGTAGTCAACTTCCAGATCGAGTCGTGGCTTATCAGGCCCACGACACTGGAAATGGAATTGACGAACTGGAACGGGTGACGATCCAGCGTGGCGGTCGCTTATTTGATTACGATGTGAGCGAACTGACGAGCGTAAACCTAACGCATTTCAGCGGAGTTAAAAGTCCGAGTTATCTGACGGTTCCCCTCTCAGCTCCCAATGGTGGAGCAGCTTTGCTGACATCTGGCAATCGACATGCTCTCCTGGACAACGACTCGCTGCTGACCACCGGTGTGATTAACCTGAGTGGAGAGGCCTCTCCATTGCAGTCATCGCCTGTAATGAACGCGAGCGATTCCTCATCGAATACTGCTGGATTGGCGGTTCGATTCAGGCAGCCGGTGATTAATCATGCTGGTCCTGACATCGTTCTATTCGACCTACATGTACTCGTGCATTCCGAAGAGGGAGACGCCTTTCATGTTTCGCCACTGGAATGGCGGGATGGGCTCCATGCCATCATGATCAATAAATTTGACATTACGTTGTCATCCCCAGAAGCACAGTTGCTGGCTCCCTTTCGGCTTGTCAAACTGGATAAACAAGCTCACTCATTGAATGAACTGGAACAGACTCCTATTCAAGATTCCATTGAGCACATTGTTCGTGCCCGAATTCTGGCTGTGGGCATTGATCTTTCCGACCTTGGCTTCTCTGAGGGAGAACTGGTTGAGGGACTTTTCCTGCAAGACTTGATGGATGACGGTTCCTTCCTTGATCCGGTCTTCATCGGCGGTTTACCGGCGATTGATCCCTGA